GCGGGTTTGTCGGGATCGGCGAGCTGTCGCCGCACAGCATCGGGTATGGCGAAGGCGACGTCGCGGCTTGGGCGGAGCTATTTGCGGCGGCGGGCAAGCTGGGCCTGCCAGTCAATCTGCACGTGACGGATCCGCGGTCGCGGCCATTTCCCGGGAAGGTGGAGACGCCGTTGCGGGACTTCGTGGGCTGGGCGCGGCAGTTTCCGCAAACGACCTTTGTGTTGGCCCACGGTGGGGGGCGGATGCCGTGGTTTAAGCCGGACGTGCTGCGCCTGCCGAATGTGGTGTTTGATATGGCGGCGTTTCCGCTGCTGTATCCGCCGCCGTCGTTGGATGCCTGGGTGGCGCAGTGCCGACCGGGGAAGCTGTTGTGGGGCTCGGACCATCCGCTCAACTTGTATCCGCGGAGCGGTGACGACGAAGCCGCCAGCCTGGCGGCTTGGCGGCGGGAGATGGTCGAGGCCGGGTTTGGCGACGAGGTGCGCGACGCGCTGCTCGGAGGCAACGCGTCGCGGGTGTATGCGCGGCGCTGAGTCCTAGCGCACCAGCGTGATGGCGATGGGCTCGGGGACGGTGGCGGCGACGACTGCGCGGTAGCCGTCCTGGTCGGAGAAGGCCGACTTGGCGATGGTGCGGCGCGGGAGCTGGCAGTTGATTTCGTCGGTGGCAAAAGGCCAGGGCGAGATGCGCCAAGTGGTCGGACCGAGGGGAGTGCAGGTGAGGGGATGCAGCTTACCGTCGCGATCGGGGTGCTGATGGCGCAACTCACGGGGGGAGTCGTAACCGGAGCAGACGATGAGCGAGAGGTTGTCGCAGCATTGCAGGAACTCGAAGCCGCGTTGCATGGCGGCCGGATCCGCACCGTGTTCCTTGATGGTGGCTTCCTGCCACGCGCGTTGCGCGGCGATAAAGGTCTCATAGGCCTCACGATGCTCGGGTCGGATGGAGTCCACGTCGGCTTGTTCGGTGAGCAGGTTCACCGTGTGCATGGACACCATCACGGCGGCGAGGGGATCCTGTTTGGCGACGGCGGCGGTGGCTTCGGCGCGCACGTTGAGATAGGACGGCAGATCGATTTCCTCGAAGGCGGAGTAGGCGCCGACGAGGTCGCGGGTGAAGGCCTCGGGTTTGCCGGCGGGCGTGAGGCTCGGCTTAGCGTCGCGGGCGATCCAGCCATCGTCGTGGTGATACACCGCGTGGCGAATCGGGGGAAAGGGGGCGGGGCGGCCGAATTGGTCGTTGCCCCACGCGTCGGCGAATTCACCGGCGAGTTGGGCGTGATCGGGATGGGTGATGAGCACCCATGAGTCATCCGTTTCTGCGCGAATCATGGTTGGTAAAACGTGGTCGATTGAAGGCGGGTGGGTCTCAGCAGCTTTCGCACCGGCTCAGCACCCAATCCAGCGCGGCGCTGTGGCGGCTGGGGAAGACGATGTGCACACCGAGGCTGAAACCATTCGGCAGCGGCACCGGCACGGTGAGCGCGGGCAGGCCGGCGAGAGAGACCGGGGTGGTAAAGTCGAGCAACGCGTCGCGCAGGCTTTGATCGAGCGCGCCGGTCGGCGGTGAGGGTTGGGTGGAGACGGGGAGAATGAGGAAGTCGTAGTCCTCGAAGGTGCGGGCGAAGGCGAGGCGCACGCGCATCGCTTTAACTTGAGCGTCGTCGACCTGAGCGGCGGTCCAGCGGCGCCCGCGATCAATGCGGCCCCAGACCGCTTCGCCGTAGTCGTCGCGGTGGCGGTCGAGGTCATCCTGGTGGACAGCGTAGGCCTCGGTGCTTTGCAGGATGCTGTAAGCCGCGTTGGTGCCTTTGAAGGTGCGGCAGAGCAGGTCGTCGGCCGCGAGGGTTTCGCTGGTGAAGCGGGCGGCGGTCTCATCCAGCGCCGCCGCGTAATAGTCTCGCGGTGTGAC
This portion of the Actomonas aquatica genome encodes:
- a CDS encoding amidohydrolase family protein, with protein sequence MKRLSNDGAKGAAGLRVAAGPATHDFEGVRVIDAHVHLYPPQINADPAGWAAAAGEPHWATLCTRVRPGGRAVQGFPSVDTLLRDMDAAGVDEAVLLGWYWQTVAATELQNRFFEEVVAAHPDRLRACGTWHPAMGVGPLASFRERGFVGIGELSPHSIGYGEGDVAAWAELFAAAGKLGLPVNLHVTDPRSRPFPGKVETPLRDFVGWARQFPQTTFVLAHGGGRMPWFKPDVLRLPNVVFDMAAFPLLYPPPSLDAWVAQCRPGKLLWGSDHPLNLYPRSGDDEAASLAAWRREMVEAGFGDEVRDALLGGNASRVYARR
- a CDS encoding DUF3891 family protein, yielding MIRAETDDSWVLITHPDHAQLAGEFADAWGNDQFGRPAPFPPIRHAVYHHDDGWIARDAKPSLTPAGKPEAFTRDLVGAYSAFEEIDLPSYLNVRAEATAAVAKQDPLAAVMVSMHTVNLLTEQADVDSIRPEHREAYETFIAAQRAWQEATIKEHGADPAAMQRGFEFLQCCDNLSLIVCSGYDSPRELRHQHPDRDGKLHPLTCTPLGPTTWRISPWPFATDEINCQLPRRTIAKSAFSDQDGYRAVVAATVPEPIAITLVR